ATATTTCATTTCATGTTTATGGCCTCGGAGCAAGGTTTGGATGTGAGCGCTGTAAGCGAACATTCAAACCGCCGCGACTAAAATCACAATATGCTTTATTTAGCTTCAGGAGTTCGTCTGCTCCGCAGCCTCACAAATCAGAATTCTTCGTACATTCTTCGCAAAGTCCATGAAGTAAATCCCCACTACATTGTAACTGAAAATGATGCTCTGCCATAATATGTTTTCTTAATTCATCCATAAATCCGCAGTCTAAATGCATTACTTTTCCGCATTTTATACACTTCAAATGCAGATGTTCCCGGCAATTCCCCTGTTCTCCTGCATATTGATAAACTGCTTTATCAGAATTTACATCCGAATACTTTATAATGATATTTTCCGCACAGAGCTTATCAAGAAAACGATATATGGTCGTTGTATTTACACTGATTTCTTTTTCCTCAAGGTGCCTTTTTATATCTGCTGCACTTATTGTAGAGGAACAGTTTTTTTTGAGATAATCAAGAATTTCTGATCGGTTTTTCGTTGTGTAAGGTTTTCTTTCTTTCATAATGTATGTATACTTCCTTTTTTGTTCTTACAATGATATCTATATCGTTTATAGTCATGATTTCATCTTTATTTTACTCATGTTTTTCTTTTTAGTCAATGTTCACCAGAAGAATTCAAGATGAATTAAATTGACAATCTTCTATATTATGCATAAAATAAGGTTAAGTTTTCTGACCGACTGTTGAATCAACAAAAAGATGAAATCAAACGAACTATTTGAAAAACAAACAGTTTGTCTATTCAAGAAAGAAAGAGAGATTTTAATATGGTGTTACGTCAAATTTATGCATTATATTTTAGTCCCACAGGGGGCACAGAAAAAATAGTATCTTCAATCGCTGATACTTTATCCAGATCATTGGAACTTCCGGTACATTTGGTTGACTTTACATATTTAGAAAATAGACAAAAAGAATATCATTTTCCAAATGACTCTCTTGTCATTATTGGTACTCCTGTCTATGCTGGAAGAATTCCGAATAAGATTCTTCCTGATTTCAAGAAATGTATCGTAGGTGCAGGACACACTCCGGTGATTTCTGTCTGTGTTTATGGGAATCGTAACTATGATGAAGCATTGCGTGAATTGTTGCTCCTATCAGAAGAGAATGGATGTATTCCTGTGGCTGCGGCTGCAATGATAAGCCAGCATGCTTTTTCTGACACTCTTGCAAAAGGAAGACCTGATATTCAAGATTTTAAAAAACTAAATTCCTTTTCTAAAAATATCGCACAACTTTTGAAAGACGATTCCACTGCTATGGCAATAGATTATGACCGCGCAACTCCTCTTGCCCCTTACTATACACCGCTTAAAGCAGATTTGACACCAGCACGTTTTTTAAAAGCCACACCACTTACAGACCTTCAAAAATGCTCTCACTGTGGTCTCTGTGTCAAAAAATGTCCTATGAACAGCATTTCGAAAGAAGATGTTTCAAAGGTAACCAGCGTATGCATAAAATGTCAGGCCTGCATTAAAATCTGCCCGGCTCATGCAAAGTATTTCGTAGACGAAGCGTTTCTTTCTCATGTAGAAATGTTAGAAAATACATACGCTGAACGAAAAGAACCAACGTTTATAATTACAAACTAATTTCTCAAAAAATACTAGATAAAACAAATACTAATAGGAGCAATTCACATGGAAAAATCAGTTTTAGATATAATATGTGCTTCGTTAGACAGCTTTTTTGAATCCGAAAAAAAGATTGGCATTCCGGCGGTATCCGGTACAATCTGAGAAACACAAATCGGCTATACTTATAATATGACAGCAGATGATGTTAAAGTTATTTCTTACACTATCCCTTTACCAGTATGTTGACCGAAAAACAACAACAGGATATAATAAGATAAAAAGGGCGGAGGTTACTTATGAATAAATATTTAAAACGTACTCTGGTTGTTTCCACAATCATGATTATCATCTTTGTCATAATTATGGTCTGGCCACTTCCTCTTCGTAAGGTTCTTAGAAAAGAAGCAGATACAACAGCTATGACAGTCAGCCTGTCTGAACATGACACAAATATATCTTCCTTTTCTCTGTCTGCGAACTCTGTAGAATATCGAAAA
This Anaerobutyricum hallii DNA region includes the following protein-coding sequences:
- a CDS encoding EFR1 family ferrodoxin (N-terminal region resembles flavodoxins. C-terminal ferrodoxin region binds two 4Fe-4S clusters.); this encodes MVLRQIYALYFSPTGGTEKIVSSIADTLSRSLELPVHLVDFTYLENRQKEYHFPNDSLVIIGTPVYAGRIPNKILPDFKKCIVGAGHTPVISVCVYGNRNYDEALRELLLLSEENGCIPVAAAAMISQHAFSDTLAKGRPDIQDFKKLNSFSKNIAQLLKDDSTAMAIDYDRATPLAPYYTPLKADLTPARFLKATPLTDLQKCSHCGLCVKKCPMNSISKEDVSKVTSVCIKCQACIKICPAHAKYFVDEAFLSHVEMLENTYAERKEPTFIITN
- a CDS encoding Fur family transcriptional regulator, coding for MKERKPYTTKNRSEILDYLKKNCSSTISAADIKRHLEEKEISVNTTTIYRFLDKLCAENIIIKYSDVNSDKAVYQYAGEQGNCREHLHLKCIKCGKVMHLDCGFMDELRKHIMAEHHFQLQCSGDLLHGLCEECTKNSDL